In Microplitis mediator isolate UGA2020A chromosome 9, iyMicMedi2.1, whole genome shotgun sequence, the DNA window TTATGTGTTTGGAGGTATATTAATAGAATTATGGGAAAGTGTTTCAGTGGACACGGTCGGATCACTGCCCAGGTCAACACACCAGAGGACTCATTTGATTGTCTTGTGTGACATGTATTCAAGATACTTGGAAGTTCAACCCATCTCAGAACCTACAGGTAGTAAGATCGTATTTTTCTACGTTCTGTATTTAATCGTTGGGGCTACCCAAGGGTAGTTGTTACAGACAACGGAACAGAATTCGTAAATAAGGTAGTATCAGAGTACTTACAGACTAATAATATCATACACGAGTTGACACCCACCTATCATCCACAGGCAAAGCCTGTGGAAAGAataaacagaaatttaaagACATTAATCAGAACTTTTCTTACAGATAAGCATTCCAAATGGGACCAGAATCTTCCAGAATTTGGTTATGCTTATAATACATCTGTTCACAGCTCGCTGACCGTCAGCCCAgcgtatttaaattttggccgTGATCCAAGGTACCTAGATCTCCATCGGGGAGGAAAAGTTTTGACGGGATTTCATAATCAAAATCATCGTAATACCGTTTTGTCACTAATCGATGAATTAAGACATTACATCGAGTCTTCCATGATGAAAGCTCAGAATAGACAGGATGAGCAGGCACCAGAACCCAATATCGATATCGATATTGGAACAGAGGTATTTATCAGAAATAAATAGTTGAGTAAAAAGGCTGATGGATTCGCAGGTAAGCTTGCGGCACCCAGAGAAGGGCCATTTTATGTACATAGTTTTTATTCAAACAGgttagtaaatatatgtgaaaaaaataatgtattaatAGGGACATTTAGTATAAGTGATCTGAAAATACCACGCAGATCCAGTAGACACCAAATAAAAGTCAAACAATGAGTCGTGTAGGTGTTAGggacttaaataaaatattgtaaaaaaaaaaatggtgtattaccgtacgatggacggtgtggctcaataagttatagatcaaattgaatggaatatagtatagtgccggatagctcaactggtagagcactcggcacgataccgaattggtctgggttcgattcccagttcgggctatctatatttttctcaatttatctataaattgtcttattgagaggtttgcatgtttaggtttccactatatttaaatggtttttgCTTTGTGCTACCAGCTAGTTACCAGCTTTATACCGGCTTTCGTTATTAGCTATTAGATCGGAGTCCGCGTTAATTTACGTTATAGTTGATTACATTAAGTTAATCAGGTTAATTAACcagtataattattacagttagttaataattatagtaaccAGTTAGTGTTACACGTGTATCGGTGAATAATACAATTATTTGGAGTATTATTGGGTAGTAAGCCCTGCGCACTTAGTCACAGTAACAGTGATATCACACACAGTTAGTTGTGTGCTATCAGAATTGTACCAGTGTGTTTGTATTGTGGcaagtttgaaaattattagttaaataaataattactcaaactATAAACTGAACCAGCGTTTTGAGTGAATTCACCTGATCCAGTCCACTCTCCTATAATTAAGCATAAGAGAAGCAGCACCTGGTCCACCATCGATCCAAGGAGGCGATTTCCGAGGGTCAACCAGCCGCCAGTTCATCAACACCAAGAACTTCAATATCGAACTCCGAGATTAGGCTAAATACCTAGGTTTAGTTTTAGTCTTGTAAGGCCagttcaagtaaaaattaaataaaagacgAGTCTCAAGTAGAGTTAGCAGGGTCAGACTCACGAAAGCTATATCCACCACCTTAAATATAGTTTGTACGTTTACCCCGACGTTACAATACATAGAAAAGttggggttttttttttaattctctataactcagccgcattttaagttatcgagtattactcttcaaaagtcttctcaatagttttactcggattctacactaatggaaaaaattaaaggatcaaaaaaaaattataaatttttaggtgattttcagcaggctctaactttgagagaaatggtcgtacaagaaaagaaaaaaaaggaaattatagcgccaagtatctactttttggattggaacttcaaaattttttagcgtcagcagtatttgagtaatcttagaaaaaccaacgacaaaaaaattttcaaatttttttaattttttttttttggtctccgggcgtggaaaaaattacttttgcttaaccactatgaggaccggataccttcattattcagctttaatttctttttttatggaccttgatacgtccacttctcgccgagatatcggtcttcaaatggaaaaggatccttttgtctttgattatcgatatctcagaaaccaatgatcgcacagaaagtcaatggtgggttttaaaaacttgaataaattccctttgatgattagccattgctttttccaaaaaaaaattatttcctatcgtcacatgaatttaaaaatgcaacaaaaaaagggctttttgtggttttttggaaaatcaagcgctgaatcgaaaatattgtggaaatcgataatgttgactgtgtattttacagttcaatatgtccacaaaaaccctgcagaaagccagattaatccaaccagccgtttttttgtttcacgcgatcaaatttttaaaaaaattaaaggatcacgttttttgctctgaaaagctcataatgtttaacaagatgaaaacaaacatttcttcggagctttgtccacaattttattgcagacagagctttaatttccaaaaaagaaaaaacatttttttcgaaacaaaattttcaaaaaaaaaaattttttttttggaataactttaggcaatttacaaaaccaacacccaataatttttaacacgtttacgttgctgcattccgtgattttactgatctctcagtcattagttgaaaaaaaaattttttttttttgatactcttcaaaagtctcttcaatagttttactcggattctaattgttttttctgtattggttcggaaaataatttttttaataataatttgggtttttagttgatattaactaaataatgaaatttacagaaaaagttcagataacgatttttcaggaaattttattcgctacaaaaGAGGTCCTCTTAGTTAAGTGGCTTGAGTTCTCtgttcacgtgatatagggattttagtaattttgtaaataaaatatttatcaaaaatttttccgaagttcatcaatttggccccttctgattttaatgactggattaaattgataaaaggaacattatttactgatttaaaattgaaatgaaacaGCATTGggtggaattttttgacaaatattttatttacagaatgactaaaatccctatatcacgtgaacaaagaacttgagccacttaattaaaaaaaacctttttttttcaatttttttaaatttcctacaaaatcgtcatctgcactttttctgtaaattttattatttagttaatatcaactaaaaacccaaattattattaaaaaaattatttttcgaaccaatacagaaaaaacaattagaatccgagtaaaactattgaagagacttttgaagagtatcaaattgcctaaaaaatgccgcaaacggcgacccggtaacttaaaatgcggctgagttatagagaattaaaaaaaaaatcccaactttcctatgtattttaaatgggaaaatttcaaaatcaaatataaagtacttaaaattaaaattaagggctgcAACTTgcacggaatttttttttcaatgtctagaacaatattttcaagtgggagtgaaaaaaaaaattttggaaaatccaaatgaGCATGCCTTAAGCACTCATGTCATACACGAATATTTAGATTGAATGTTTACATTAGTATATTTGTTAACTTTTTCACATAGACtcctatacttttttttttattttttctcaacaaCCATCCTCATCTGTTCCTCGGGTCGCACTCACGGCGAGAAACGGTGCTATCCTTGTTGCACTCGTGATAGTAAAGCTATTGCAGTTTTATGTTTTTCTATGAAACAAATGAGAATTTCGAAGAAAATTGCTTTACTACGTAATagataattcaaaaatctattACGTAGCAAAACgcttttttcgaaattcttcTTTGTTAAGAAGAGAAATGTAAAGTTGTAATCGTTGAGGACGGctgttaaagaaaaaaaaaaaagccattcggcagccgaaatgaaagtagatttctcattatttgattatttttacctTTCAAACAGaagttaataatgaaataaattttttttttacatttttcaaaattctcaagatattaaatcaaaaagaaaaattaaggtATAAAATTAAgttagttgaaattttttttgttctcaaCGCTAGACAGCCAAGAAAAATACATTAACATAATggtcaaaaatcaatttttgtgataaaaacagtaattaatcaacttaaaattacttttaattagttccgtaataattttttgatttgacagagtgattatttttacattttaacgAATATTCAGACTGTCAGATTCAATTTAACGTGACAAAATTGggattttcattttcaagCAATAGTAGACCATACTTACGCGCGTCGCGTTTAAGGCATATgcaatactaaaaaaaaaaatgtttattactTCAAGTTAagggaatattttttttttatattactgtttttttcatatttttagtagattACTATGAAATTTAACCAGTGCATTTATCCTTGTGATGAAAtttacgaaataaaaatttttatttttaaagtattttcgaCACATCACTTGATatgtaaattaatgaatagcactgtaaataatttaatttggaaTGTCTTTTATTTGATTGTATTCTGACAAATTGTTTTGGTATAATTCGTTCGTATCATAATTAATGTACAAAGTATTTACCAGTTCTTTACGGTTAACTCTCCTAAAGTTATCAAGAGTGAAACTACAGTTATTTGGTCGGGCAACTAAGAAGTGAGTATTGTCTGTATTTATTATCGTTAATATTTCTACAGATTTTGTAACTGTAGGTCCTACTtcagtaataatttgtagttTCGATGAGATTTCATctacggaaaataaaattaatttagctTCTAATGCGTTAGTTAATGCAATTATTGAGCCTTCATTACCCCAAATTCCATCACCAGCTATCATTCGTACAAAATCATCTAAAGCTGAACTATCTAATgcactaaaattattatctgttctgacttctattatttttgttgtacATAACACTTCATAATAGTAAGGATTCGCTACAATATGAgcaataatgaaaattttaagatcagaatattttttttcatcgtgaAGCAAAAGTTCAGCAACTGATCGATAGAAGCAATTTCCGTCAGcatctacacagaaaaaaaggattactTGAACTAAGGAATTTACGTTCTtcccaaattttttcttgaatcaagcttacattttgtttttgattcaaataacaacaaaatttggatttagaagctaatttctttattgaataaataactatCTCGATTCAAGAATAGAATTATTCAGCTTgaaaaacttttgtttttgtttaaaaacatTTCAGACTTatctcaagtatttttttattcggtttaaagtatttagatttttgattccagtattttttcttggcttaatataatttaattttcgactcaattatttttttttcttggtttaaagtgATTTGATTCTCAgcccaagtatttttttctcttggtttttcaagaaataatttttcctgtttaaaaaaattatttaactctgTACGACTTATTTATCCCTCCCTGGAGAGGttaaaatgtcatttttttaccatcggtaaagaaggaattttaatttttttgacgtaTAATGGGACTCGAACCGCCGACCCTTAGATAGAGATCCAGTTTGAGTCATGTGCTTTAGACCACTCGGACACCACACGcatttgaaagtaaaaatttattcttttacttaAAGCTATtcagtattatatatatttaagactaagctaaaaaattcctttattgaataataataaaaaaaattttgccttcatttgtaaaccatcaagttttcttaatttaagaatattttattttaaattagaataaaacaaatatagtTTCACTCGGAAATTCCGAAAATAgctgaatttataataattaaaatatgtacttgctaaacttacaaataattataacatatttgaaataattattattatcttgctttttaaattttatctactAAACCTTATAGCGTggacaaaatattcatttcttGTGTAGGAGCGACAAAGATAGAGTACTGAGAAAAGAGTGGGAGAACCTCTGCCTGAATCCAAGAGAAAACTTACTTGGCTTAAGCTCGCAGTGCTCTTGGTTCGAGATTTGTATTTTAGTTCAAGTTATAACTGTTTATTGACTTAAAACATCGCATTACTTTATTCAACGTTGTAGCTTTCTTGTACtgaacatttatattttttggttaaagtaACAAATATATTACAGTAaggaacaatatttattaaatcaagaaattttaattattaaattaagtaaCTCAACTGTTGAATCAATCTTTGAAAATGTAttgagtcaaaaatttttttttttcgttcaagatttaaaatccaaggaattttttttacttgcgTCAAGAAAATCTCGTTTTTCATTCCATACCTTCAAAAGTTTCTTGGcttgagaaaaatttctttgagccaaataatttttttttctgtgtacattaTCAATGTGAAAGTTATTTAGGagaattttcgaaaaccgtAGTTTTAGTATTCTCTTTTTTGAAGAATGATTccctataaaatttgtataatttattacgAACTTGCTTTTAATGTTATcgattattttgaaaactacATGCTCATGGCTTTTTAAGATATCATTTACTTCTTTAATAGATTTAGTAACATAAATTTGATCTAAAATCTCTTGCACATTCAATAAATCAGGCTCATCAGAACTGTTTATTTTCTCCTGAATATTGATACCACTTTGTGCTTCACGAATATCAGTACTAACAAGGTTGATATTCGActctatattaattttaataatgcgTGAGCCTTGCCATGTCTCTCCATCAAACATTGgcgaattgaattttctatgtGCTGCGATAAAGTGCCATTAAACTTCATTTATTATAGTCAGTGGCACGGCTGAAGATGTATTACTTGGTATATATTTGATAATACTACtttttttatgtgtatatCGGTCGACACCAATAACAACTATGATTACTTTCAGAGCATCACTCATAGCATAAAGTGAGCCTTCGTTTCCCCATTCATAATCACGGGCTACCATTCGCAAGAAATCATCTAATTTCGGAAACTCCATATCATGTGTATGTTTATCTTTTACTGAAATACAACCACGAGAAATCAAAGtttcatatttgtttttataacaAGAAGCAAAGTATATGATATATAGTTTGATCTCTAAATATCTGTCTTCATCGTGAAAGATTAATTCAGCGAAGGTTCGAAATAAACAATTACCATCAGATTTAACATCAGTTAACACAAATGTATCATTAAGTATACGATTCATTTGAGCATTAATGATTGGTAATCTACCtgtttttaatgtatatttCGTAGATTTACTGTAATTACAATGATTTCTCAGTGAATTTGGCATATTTTGTTTGGAAATTTTGCAAATTTCAGTAGAAAgctttgaaataatttctgTATTTTGATTCAAAACTATTTCAATTTCTTGTAGAGATGTGCTTGCCAcgatttttagtaaaattttttgaattgaaagAATTTCTTCTTGATTTCGAActtttctttgtattttttgagcAACAtcactttttttctttatatttttatcagaatTTTTCTGACTCAATGGATGTGCCATCCTTTCACAATACTCGTTCTGTATTTTGTTTGTATTTAATGAAGTGTTTAAATTGGTATTCTTGTTTATAACCCTTTTCGAATTTACCAAATTTGTATTTCTATCACTTGGACAATCCTTTCTGTCAAAGAGTCCACAACTATAGTTTTTGGATTGCTAACGTGCGATAACCTCGGATGAGAAATGAAAATTCTTTTCTTAACTTTATTTAGCTTGTTACAAAAGAAAATAGGTTTGTGATCTGAAGTTATACTTTCATAAGTACCTGACACATAATTGTCTAAATTCGTAAATATTACATCGATTTGTGTATTGAAGTTAGTAGTAGAAATTAAAGGAGGTAGTGCTCTTTTTAAATCCTTAATTTCATTCATGTACTTTTCTAACCATGAAACATCATTGCTGTAACAATCTTGATTGAAGTCACTAATAATTAGCATATTATTGTTTGATTTACAAGATCTaatcatattttcaatagattCTTTAAGTCATTTCCGAAAAGAGTCAGGTGACGCATAACCTCCGATAATAAGTAAGTCATTTATGACTAGACTTACTAAATCAagatgttcaatttttttattgtcatttgaTTGAATATTTTGTGTGAGATTATCGACAACAGTAACATCAAGATAATGTTTTTTGTACACAATCAATCCTCGAaggaactttttatttatattgtttcCATCtgatctataaattatttcataaccaTCAATTACGATATTGTCAGCAGGCACTGTACGTGCTTCGGCAAAAATCATAATATCTGCCCCATGAAACCATATATCAAATCGAACACAACCAATGTATTTATGTAGCGATAATGCATTATGAAAAACGATTTTAATGCCTTCTAAATCATCTGAAGGCTGCTCAAACGTTATTAaacgtttttgaatttttaagcgATCTAGTTCTACTTTTAGATCGCTGGTATTGTCTAAAGGAGCTGGAGGTTTAAACTTTCCCTCAATATAAAGATTACCATGATGTCCAACACGGCTGTACGCAACGTATTGCATCATTCGTGTCATGCCTGAATTATGAACGCAAACAGACGAAAAAGTTTGGCTTTGGCTTTTATGAACGGTCATACCTTCTGCtaaaattaaaggaaattgTTGACGAGCAGCCAATTTAGTACCAATGGCAatatcagaaattataactgGATAAATCGGAACAAGATtcatgtttaaattattatttttcaaataagatAAGTGTTCACTTCGAGTTGATCGTCCAATATTACTTGATTCAAATTCCAaccaa includes these proteins:
- the LOC130674818 gene encoding uncharacterized protein LOC130674818, with translation MPGELFVHNAKDNIQGKKRISEANIQKTLAALQKLPTKSTGGLPLTISVKIGTKLMITRNIKTSEGLVNGASGILRHVTKKENSEEILIIWLEFESSNIGRSTRSEHLSYLKNNNLNMNLVPIYPVIISDIAIGTKLAARQQFPLILAEGMTVHKSQSQTFSSVCVHNSGMTRMMQYVAYSRVGHHGNLYIEGKFKPPAPLDNTSDLKVELDRLKIQKRLITFEQPSDDLEGIKIVFHNALSLHKYIGCVRFDIWFHGADIMIFAEARTVPADNIVIDGYEIIYRSDGNNINKKFLRGLIVYKKHYLDVTVVDNLTQNIQSNDNKKIEHLDLVSLVINDLLIIGGYASPDSFRK